A portion of the Carassius carassius chromosome 42, fCarCar2.1, whole genome shotgun sequence genome contains these proteins:
- the LOC132123775 gene encoding all trans-polyprenyl-diphosphate synthase PDSS1-like isoform X1: protein MAVPWSRCWRSGAGAAVLLDWCGGFSRRAFTHAVSAGRRTRCSTAAPQPATARMKVLFRQGPVYNFNRPMTIARHRNRCLYTTPRVGCSICNDAKLKDPFSLAQKDLQNLYEDIKKQLLVSKAELKALCDYYFDGKGKAFRPMIVILMARACNVHSNKEGVLLPAQRSIAMISEMIHTASLVHDDVIDDSDTRRGKNTINKVWGERKAILAGDFILSMASMALARIGNNTVVSVLSQVIEDLVRGEFMQLGSKENENERFKHYLEKTFKKTASLIANSCKAVSILVNSDPEVHEIAYQYGRNVGIAFQLVDDILDFTSCANLLGKPSAADLKLGLATGPVLFACQQFPELHAMIIRRFSSDGDVDRAWQYVLKSDGVEQTNYLAQHYCQEAIRQIRRLRPSTERDALIQLTELVLRRDK from the exons ATGGCGGTGCCGTGGAGCCGATGCTGGAGGAGCGGCGCTGGGGCGGCTGTGCTGCTGGACTGGTGTGGCGGGTTCAGCAGAAGAGCTTTCACTCACGCGGTTTCAGCAGGAAGAAGAACGCGGTGTTCCACCGCTGCGCCGCAGCCAGCGACCGCACGGATGAAG GTTTTATTCCGGCAGGGCCCTGTATATAATTTTAACAGACCAATGACTATTGCAAG GCACAGGAATAGATGTCTGTACACAACACCACGAGTTGGTTGCAGTATATGCAATGATGCAAAGTTAAAAGATCCTTTCTCACTAGCACAAAAGGACTTGCAAAATTTATATGAAGACATCAAAAAG CAGCTGCTCGTCTCTAAAGCGGAGCTGAAAGCGCTGTGTGATTATTACTTTGATGGGAAGGGAAAAGCCTTTCGACCCATGATTGTGATCCTGATGGCACGAGCTTGCAACGTCCACAGCAATAAAGAGGG GGTCCTGCTGCCGGCGCAGCGCTCCATCGCAATGATCTCCGAGATGATCCACACTGCCAGTCTGGTGCATGACGACGTTATTGATGATTCGGACACAAGACGTGGGAAAAACACCATTAATAAAGTCTGGGGAGAGAGAAAA GCGATCCTGGCTGGAGATTTCATTCTGTCAATGGCATCCATGGCATTAGCACGCATCGGGAACAATACAGTAGTGTCTGTGCTGTCACAAGTCATAGAAGACCTTGTGCGAG GTGAATTCATGCAGCTGGGGTCTAAAGAGAACGAAAACGAGAGATTTAAGCACTACCTTGAGAAAACCTTCAAGAAGACTGCAAGTCTCATTGCAAACAGCTGTAAAGCA GTGTCAATTTTGGTCAATTCTGATCCTGAGGTGCATGAGATCGCCTATCAGTATGGACGAAATGTTGGCATTGCATTCCag CTTGTGGATGACATTCTGGACTTCACTTCATGTGCAAACCTCCTGGGGAAGCCGTCAGCTGCCGATCTCAAACTGGGTCTGGCCACCGGTCCCGTTCTGTTCGCTTGTCAGCAG TTTCCTGAGCTGCATGCAATGATAATCAGACGCTTCAGCTCTGATGGAGATGTGGATCGAGCCTGGCAATATGTCCTGAAG AGTGACGGTGTGGAGCAGACGAACTACCTCGCCCAGCACTACTGCCAAGAGGCCATTCGTCAGATCCGCCGGCTGCGGCCGTCGACCGAGCGGGACGCGCTCATCCAGCTGACGGAGCTGGTGCTGCGCCGGGACAAGTGA
- the LOC132124005 gene encoding amyloid beta A4 precursor protein-binding family B member 1-interacting protein has protein sequence MDDIDAMFSDMLQEMDLLTQSLGEEAESAPLPKPSTIPGPQEMNFSVGFTDFNASLHDLEDNDLDALMADLVADISATEEKFATEKDISKGSAPVAPIPSQPQNNFSLPASNDTSRHATFSNSIAAPPPPPASKPSKEELEEQIKADKIKLALEKLKEAKVKKLVVKVEITDGSSKTLMVDERQTVRDVIDNLFEKTHCDCNVDWSVCETNPDLQTERGFEDHENIVEPLSTWTRDTENKVIFQEKKDKYEVFRNPQNFYMWKKEKQSLKDVKEKDKEQLLEENFCGASVIVPDLEGVLYLKEDGKKSWKQRYFLLRASGLYYSPKGKTKASRDLVCLVQFDNVNVYYCKEYRIKYKAPTDHCFILKHPQIQKESQYIKYLCCDDEWIMTLWVTGIRIAKYGKQLYDNHKAAVRKAAGSVTWANRTIQASSSPSTPSPTPKAKAANGHAPQPAVETKGSSNQTSFPPPPPSMETLPPPPPDPMLPPPPPAPPSTTKVNKFPPPPQFPQSSFPPPPMDDLPPPPPPPPEDSELPPDFLPPPPPFFSSCGGEALPPPPPDPIASLPPPPPAPQNFASSGGAPPPPPPPPPPPAPAPAANKPAGSIRKVAPPPPKRTTPQLAAPSGGDLMSELMTAMQKKRTQ, from the exons CATCCCTGCATGATCTGGAAGACAATGACTTGGATGCCTTGATGGCTGACCTGGTGGCAGATATCAGTGCCACTGAGGAAAAGTTTGCCACAGAAAAAGATATATCAAAAGGATCAGCTCCAGTTGCCCCAATACCTTCACAGCCTCAGAATAATTTTAGCCTCCCAGCATCAAATGACACCTCAAGACATGCAACTTTCTCCAACTCCATTGCAGCTCCACCTCCACCACCCGCCTCCAAACCCTCAAAA GAAGAACTAGAGGAACAGATCAAAGCAGATAAAATCAAGCTTGCTTTGGAGAAGCTAAAGGAGGCCAAAGTAAAAAAG CTGGTTGTAAAAGTGGAGATTACGGATGGCAGCTCAAAGACTCTGATGGTGGATGAGAGACAAACAGTCAGAGATGTGATAGACAACCTGTTTGAGAAGACCCACTGTGACTGCAATGTGGATTGGTCCGTGTGCGAGACCAACCCTGACTTACAGACTG AACGAGGGTTCGAGGACCATGAGAACATAGTTGAGCCTCTTTCTACATGGACAAGGGACACCGAAAACAAAGTGATTTTTCAGGAGAAAAAAGACAAGTATGAAGTGTTCAGAAACCCTCAG AATTTTTACATGTGGAAAAAGGAGAAGCAATCTCTAAAGGACGtgaaagaaaaagacaaagaacAACTTCTGGAG GAGAACTTCTGTGGAGCCTCTGTCATTGTGCCTGACCTGGAGGGTGTTCTGTATCTGAAGGAGGATGGTAAGAAATCCTGGAAACAGCGCTACTTCCTGCTGCGGGCCTCTGGACTGTATTACTCACCCAAAGGCAAGACAAAG GCTTCACGGGATCTTGTGTGCTTGGTGCAGTTTGACAATGTGAACGTCTATTACTGCAAAGAATACAGAATCAAATACAAAGCACCAACAGACCACTGCTTCATCCTTAAG CATCCTCAGATTCAAAAGGAATCACAATACATCAAGTATCTGTGCTGTGATGACGAGTGGATCATGACTCTGTGGGTGACTGGGATACGGATTGCAAAG TATGGTAAGCAGTTATATGACAACCACAAGGCAGCTGTGAGGAAGGCTGCAGGCTCTGTGACCTGGGCTAACCGCACTATCCAGGCCTCCTCCAGCCCATCCACACCCTCCCCTACACCTAAAG CCAAAGCTGCAAATGGACACGCTCCTCAGCCTGCCGTGGAGACCAAG GGTTCTAGCAACCAAACATCTTTTCCACCTCCTCCACCATCGATGGAAACCCTGCCTCCTCCACCGCCTGACCCCATGTTGCCTCCTCCTCCCCCTGCTCCTCCCAGCACAACTAAAGTCAACaagtttcctcctcctcctcagttCCCACAATCCTCCTTCCCACCTCCACCCATGGATGACCTacctcctcctccaccacctcctccagaAGACTCAGAACTGCCCCCTGACTTCCTGCCTCCACCGCCACCTTTTTTTTCCTCTTGCGGGGGAGAAGCACTCCCTCCACCACCTCCAGACCCCATTGCCTCTCttccaccacctcctcctgcTCCCCAAAACTTTGCATCTTCAGGTGGAGCACCGCCACCACCTCCACCCCCACCTCCCCCACCAGCTCCTGCACCGGCTGCCAACAAACCTGCCGGCTCCATCAGAAAAGTGGCTCCACCTCCACCGAAGAGGACTACACCTCAACTAGCGGCGCCATCAGGTGGCGACCTAATGTCAGAACTGATGACAGCGATGCAGAAAAAGCGTACTCAATAA
- the LOC132123775 gene encoding all trans-polyprenyl-diphosphate synthase PDSS1-like isoform X2 translates to MAVPWSRCWRSGAGAAVLLDWCGGFSRRAFTHAVSAGRRTRCSTAAPQPATARMKVLFRQGPVYNFNRPMTIARHRNRCLYTTPRVGCSICNDAKLKDPFSLAQKDLQNLYEDIKKLLVSKAELKALCDYYFDGKGKAFRPMIVILMARACNVHSNKEGVLLPAQRSIAMISEMIHTASLVHDDVIDDSDTRRGKNTINKVWGERKAILAGDFILSMASMALARIGNNTVVSVLSQVIEDLVRGEFMQLGSKENENERFKHYLEKTFKKTASLIANSCKAVSILVNSDPEVHEIAYQYGRNVGIAFQLVDDILDFTSCANLLGKPSAADLKLGLATGPVLFACQQFPELHAMIIRRFSSDGDVDRAWQYVLKSDGVEQTNYLAQHYCQEAIRQIRRLRPSTERDALIQLTELVLRRDK, encoded by the exons ATGGCGGTGCCGTGGAGCCGATGCTGGAGGAGCGGCGCTGGGGCGGCTGTGCTGCTGGACTGGTGTGGCGGGTTCAGCAGAAGAGCTTTCACTCACGCGGTTTCAGCAGGAAGAAGAACGCGGTGTTCCACCGCTGCGCCGCAGCCAGCGACCGCACGGATGAAG GTTTTATTCCGGCAGGGCCCTGTATATAATTTTAACAGACCAATGACTATTGCAAG GCACAGGAATAGATGTCTGTACACAACACCACGAGTTGGTTGCAGTATATGCAATGATGCAAAGTTAAAAGATCCTTTCTCACTAGCACAAAAGGACTTGCAAAATTTATATGAAGACATCAAAAAG CTGCTCGTCTCTAAAGCGGAGCTGAAAGCGCTGTGTGATTATTACTTTGATGGGAAGGGAAAAGCCTTTCGACCCATGATTGTGATCCTGATGGCACGAGCTTGCAACGTCCACAGCAATAAAGAGGG GGTCCTGCTGCCGGCGCAGCGCTCCATCGCAATGATCTCCGAGATGATCCACACTGCCAGTCTGGTGCATGACGACGTTATTGATGATTCGGACACAAGACGTGGGAAAAACACCATTAATAAAGTCTGGGGAGAGAGAAAA GCGATCCTGGCTGGAGATTTCATTCTGTCAATGGCATCCATGGCATTAGCACGCATCGGGAACAATACAGTAGTGTCTGTGCTGTCACAAGTCATAGAAGACCTTGTGCGAG GTGAATTCATGCAGCTGGGGTCTAAAGAGAACGAAAACGAGAGATTTAAGCACTACCTTGAGAAAACCTTCAAGAAGACTGCAAGTCTCATTGCAAACAGCTGTAAAGCA GTGTCAATTTTGGTCAATTCTGATCCTGAGGTGCATGAGATCGCCTATCAGTATGGACGAAATGTTGGCATTGCATTCCag CTTGTGGATGACATTCTGGACTTCACTTCATGTGCAAACCTCCTGGGGAAGCCGTCAGCTGCCGATCTCAAACTGGGTCTGGCCACCGGTCCCGTTCTGTTCGCTTGTCAGCAG TTTCCTGAGCTGCATGCAATGATAATCAGACGCTTCAGCTCTGATGGAGATGTGGATCGAGCCTGGCAATATGTCCTGAAG AGTGACGGTGTGGAGCAGACGAACTACCTCGCCCAGCACTACTGCCAAGAGGCCATTCGTCAGATCCGCCGGCTGCGGCCGTCGACCGAGCGGGACGCGCTCATCCAGCTGACGGAGCTGGTGCTGCGCCGGGACAAGTGA